From Amycolatopsis sp. YIM 10, the proteins below share one genomic window:
- a CDS encoding peptidylprolyl isomerase, translated as MGPVTESNGSPAGGARKATLHTNHGDINLNLFPDHAPKTVGNFTGLADGTKEYTQPNAKGENSGPFYDGSIFHRVIDGFMIQGGDPTGTGRGGPGYKFGDEFHPELQFNKPYLLAMANAGPGTNGSQFFITVSPTTHLNFKHTIFGEVADQESRNVVDQIAHTATGPADRPLNDVVIERISLA; from the coding sequence ATTGGCCCCGTGACCGAAAGCAACGGATCCCCCGCCGGTGGCGCGCGCAAGGCGACGCTGCACACCAACCACGGCGACATCAACCTGAACCTGTTCCCGGACCACGCGCCCAAGACGGTCGGGAACTTCACCGGCCTGGCCGATGGCACCAAGGAATACACCCAGCCCAACGCCAAGGGTGAGAACTCGGGCCCGTTCTACGACGGTTCGATCTTCCACCGCGTGATCGACGGCTTCATGATCCAGGGCGGCGACCCGACCGGCACCGGCCGCGGCGGCCCCGGCTACAAGTTCGGCGACGAGTTCCACCCGGAACTGCAGTTCAACAAGCCGTACCTGCTGGCCATGGCGAACGCGGGCCCCGGCACCAACGGCTCGCAGTTCTTCATCACCGTCTCGCCGACCACCCACCTGAACTTCAAGCACACCATCTTCGGTGAGGTGGCCGACCAGGAGTCGCGCAACGTGGTCGACCAGATCGCGCACACGGCCACCGGCCCGGCGGACCGCCCGCTGAACGACGTGGTCATCGAGCGGATCTCGCTGGCCTGA